One window of the Dreissena polymorpha isolate Duluth1 chromosome 5, UMN_Dpol_1.0, whole genome shotgun sequence genome contains the following:
- the LOC127831113 gene encoding uncharacterized protein LOC127831113: MNIFNTRWLLYFIWISSHQSVMQCLEFDKWFSIPELLGYQYTVTNENATYTECKKNCFDKYNGSLAKQLAGFVQNLKTAFEMFDLMKHEIYFAWTEANQTCAQIVVTHTEVFLFPTENCSSPAHCLCEQLFPNTEFEKWFSVLKFQEYQFIVTKANRTYEECKKTCISKYNGSLVVQRSEFLQNLKTVLLATRMHFFAWTEAEETCGMIIAIPTNVWAYRNASCSSPAHCLCEQLITTTESLSGSTLPDFNQSTWILDNLNEYFVSYYKSTLPEARAFCKTLNATLVAFRDVAQYLKLSGRIQLHAAEYWVDDAMPVDNSTCLKLNAAEGSLQSRDCSELAYSICNRFAFQNNISQVLERPEFVEMIREMTVVKNTTSMTVRKLKSAEDKRTVAKVSGTVAISMMAGTFLIIFLSDFSRILRTVFN; the protein is encoded by the exons ATGAATATATTTAACACTCGGTGGTTGTTGTATTTCATCTGGATTAGCAGTCATCAGTCAGTGATGCAGTGCTTAG AATTTGACAAGTGGTTCTCGATTCCTGAGTTGCTCGGATACCAGTACACTGTAACGAATGAAAATGCGACGTATACAGAATGCAAGAAGAACTGCTTTGATAAATACAACGGATCTCTTGCTAAGCAACTAGCCGGTTTTGTGCAAAATTTGAAAACCGCTTTCGAGATGTTCGATCTGatgaaacatgaaatatattttgcATGGACAGAAGCTAACCAAACATGTGCACAAATAGTTGTAACACATACTGAGGTATTTTTATTCCCAACTGAAAACTGCTCGAGTCCGGCACACTGCCTCTGTGAACAATTGTTTCCAAATACAG AGTTTGAAAAGTGGTTCTCGGTACTCAAGTTCCAAGAATACCAGTTCATTGTAACCAAAGCAAATAGGACATATGAAGAGTGCAAAAAGACATGCATCAGTAAATACAACGGATCTCTTGTTGTGCAACGTTCCGAGTTTTTACAAAACTTGAAAACCGTTCTGTTGGCAACTCGCATGCATTTTTTCGCGTGGACAGAAGCTGAAGAAACATGTGGAATGATTATCGCAATACCAACTAACGTATGGGCGTATAGGAATGCTAGCTGCTCCTCACCGGCACACTGCCTTTGCGAACAATTAATCACAACCACAG AGTCACTGTCAGGATCAACACTGCCCGACTTTAATCAGAGCACATGGATTCTGGACAATCTCAACGAGTATTTCGTCAGCTACTACAAGTCCACACTCCCCGAAGCACGTGCATTCTGCAAGACGTTGAACGCGACACTCGTGGCTTTTAGAGATGTTGCTCAGTACTTGAAGCTTAGTGGCAGAATCCAACTTCATGCGGCTGAATATTGGGTCGATG ACGCAATGCCTGTTGACAACTCTACGTGTCTGAAGCTGAACGCGGCTGAAGGTAGTCTTCAGTCACGTGACTGCAGTGAACTGGCCTACAGTATCTGTAACAGATTTGCATTCCAAAACAACATTTCGCAG GTTCTGGAGCGACCCGAGTTTGTTGAGATGATTCGAGAGATGACAGTAGTGAAAAACACGACGTCAATGACTGTGAGGAAACTTAAGTCTGCTGAAGACAAGAGGACCGTTGCTAAGGTCAGCGGAACTGTCGCCATTTCCATGATGGCGGGAACATTTTTGATTATCTTCTTGAGCGATTTCTCGAGGATTCTGAGAACAGTTTTTAATTAG
- the LOC127831114 gene encoding elastin-like, translating to MHVAGDSIETIGLGLAGHVAGDSKSAVIGLGLAGHVAGVSISAVIGPGLAGHVAGVSISAVIGPGLAGHVAGDSISAVIGPGLASHVAGDSISAVIGPGLASHVAGVSISAVIGPGLAGHVAGVSISAVIGPGLASHVAGVSISAVIGPGLAGHVAGDSISAVIGLGLAGHVAGVSISAVIGPGLASHVAGDSISAVIGPGLAGHVAGVSISAVIGPGLAGHVAGVSISAVIGPGLAGHVAGVSISAVIGPGLAGHVAGDSKSAVIGLGLAGHVAGVSISAVIGPGLAGHVAGVSISAVIGPGLAGHVAGVSISAVIGPGLAGHVAGVSISAVIGPGLASHVAGVSISAVIGPGLASHVAGVSISAVIGPGLASHVAGVSISAVIGPGLASHVAGDSISAVIGPGLAGHVTGVSISAVIGPGLAGHVAGVSISAVIGPGLAGHVTGVSISAVIGPGLAGHVTGVSISAVIGPGLASHVAGVSISAVIGPGLAGHVAGVSISAVIGPGLASHVAGVSISAVIGPGLAGHVAGVSISAVIGPGLAGHVAGDSISAVIGPGLASHVAGVSISAVIGPGLASHVAGVSISAVIGPGLAGHVAGVSISAVIGPGLAGHVAGVSISAVIGPGLAGHVAGVSISAVIGPGLAGHVAGVSISAVIGPGLAGHVTGVSISAVIGPGLASHVAGVSISAVIGPGLASHVAGVSISAVIGPGLASHVAGVSISAVIGPGLAGHVAGVSISAVIGPGLASHVAGVSISAVIGPGLASHVAGDSISAVIGPGLAGHVAGVSISAVIGPGLASHVAGVSISAVIGPGLAGHPAMWREVSISAVIGPGLAGHVAGVSISAVIGPGLAGHVAGVSISAVIGPGLAGHVAGVSISAVIGPGLASHVAGVSISAVIGPGLAGHVAGVSISAVIGPGLASHVAGVSISAVIGPGLAGHVAGVSISAVIGPGLAGHVAGVSISAVIGPGLAGHVAGVSISAVIGPGLAGHVAGVSISAVIGLGLAGHVAGVSISAVIGPGLAGHVAGDSISAVIGPGLAGHVAGVSISAVIGPGLASHVAGDSISAVIGPGLASHVAGVSISAVIGPGLAGHVAGSLNNIPKFTDTKIIPWF from the exons ATGCATGTGGCAGGAGACTCAATTGAAACAATCGGCCTCGGTCTAGCCGGCCATGTGGCGGGAGACTCAAAAAGTGCAGTCATTGGCCTCGGTCTAGCCGGCCATGTGGCGGGAGTCTCAATAAGTGCAGTCATTGGCCCCGGTCTAGCCGGCCATGTGGCGGGAGTCTCAATAAGTGCAGTCATTGGCCCCGGTCTAGCCGGCCATGTGGCGGGAGACTCAATAAGTGCAGTCATTGGCCCCGGTCTAGCCAGCCATGTGGCGGGAGACTCAATAAGTGCAGTCATTGGCCCCGGTCTAGCCAGCCATGTGGCGGGAGTCTCAATAAGTGCAGTCATTGGCCCCGGTCTAGCCGGCCATGTGGCGGGAGTCTCAATAAGTGCAGTCATTGGCCCCGGTCTAGCCAGCCATGTGGCGGGAGTCTCAATAAGTGCAGTCATTGGCCCCGGTCTAGCCGGCCATGTGGCGGGAGACTCAATAAGTGCAGTCATTGGCCTCGGTCTAGCCGGCCATGTGGCGGGAGTCTCAATAAGTGCAGTCATTGGCCCCGGTCTAGCCAGCCATGTGGCGGGAGACTCAATAAGTGCAGTCATTGGCCCCGGTCTAGCCGGCCATGTGGCGGGAGTCTCAATAAGTGCAGTCATTGGCCCCGGTCTAGCCGGCCATGTGGCGGGAGTCTCAATAAGTGCAGTCATTGGCCCCGGTCTAGCCGGCCATGTGGCGGGAGTCTCAATAAGTGCAGTCATTGGCCCCGGTCTAGCCGGCCATGTGGCGGGAGACTCAAAAAGTGCAGTCATTGGCCTCGGTCTAGCCGGCCATGTGGCGGGAGTCTCAATAAGTGCAGTCATTGGCCCCGGTCTAGCCGGCCATGTGGCGGGAGTCTCAATAAGTGCAGTCATTGGCCCCGGTCTAGCCGGCCATGTGGCGGGAGTCTCAATAAGTGCAGTCATTGGCCCCGGTCTAGCCGGCCATGTGGCGGGAGTCTCAATAAGTGCAGTCATTGGCCCCGGTCTAGCCAGCCATGTGGCGGGAGTCTCAATAAGTGCAGTCATTGGCCCCGGTCTAGCCAGCCATGTGGCGGGAGTCTCAATAAGTGCAGTCATTGGCCCCGGTCTAGCCAGCCATGTGGCGGGAGTCTCAATAAGTGCAGTCATTGGCCCCGGTCTAGCCAGCCATGTGGCGGGAGACTCAATAAGTGCAGTCATTGGCCCCGGTCTAGCCGGCCATGTGACGGGAGTCTCAATAAGTGCAGTCATTGGCCCCGGTCTAGCCGGCCATGTGGCGGGAGTCTCAATAAGTGCAGTCATTGGCCCCGGTCTAGCCGGCCATGTGACGGGAGTCTCAATAAGTGCAGTCATTGGCCCCGGTCTAGCCGGCCATGTGACGGGAGTCTCAATAAGTGCAGTCATTGGCCCCGGTCTAGCCAGCCATGTGGCGGGAGTCTCAATAAGTGCAGTCATTGGCCCCGGTCTAGCCGGCCATGTGGCGGGAGTCTCAATAAGTGCAGTCATTGGCCCCGGTCTAGCCAGCCATGTGGCGGGAGTCTCAATAAGTGCAGTCATTGGCCCCGGTCTAGCCGGCCATGTGGCGGGAGTCTCAATAAGTGCAGTCATTGGCCCCGGTCTAGCCGGCCATGTGGCGGGAGACTCAATAAGTGCAGTCATTGGCCCCGGTCTAGCCAGCCATGTGGCGGGAGTCTCAATAAGTGCAGTCATTGGCCCCGGTCTAGCCAGCCATGTGGCGGGAGTCTCAATAAGTGCAGTCATTGGCCCCGGTCTAGCCGGCCATGTGGCGGGAGTCTCAATAAGTGCAGTCATTGGCCCCGGTCTAGCCGGCCATGTGGCGGGAGTCTCAATAAGTGCAGTCATTGGCCCCGGTCTAGCCGGCCATGTGGCGGGAGTCTCAATAAGTGCAGTCATTGGCCCCGGTCTAGCCGGCCATGTGGCGGGAGTCTCAATAAGTGCAGTCATTGGCCCCGGTCTAGCCGGCCATGTGACGGGAGTCTCAATAAGTGCAGTCATTGGCCCCGGTCTAGCCAGCCATGTGGCGGGAGTCTCAATAAGTGCAGTCATTGGCCCCGGTCTAGCCAGCCATGTGGCGGGAGTCTCAATAAGTGCAGTCATTGGCCCCGGTCTAGCCAGCCATGTGGCGGGAGTCTCAATAAGTGCAGTCATTGGCCCCGGTCTAGCCGGCCATGTGGCGGGAGTCTCAATAAGTGCAGTCATTGGCCCCGGTCTAGCCAGCCATGTGGCGGGAGTCTCAATAAGTGCAGTCATTGGCCCCGGTCTAGCCAGCCATGTGGCGGGAGACTCAATAAGTGCAGTCATTGGCCCCGGTCTAGCCGGCCATGTGGCGGGAGTCTCAATAAGTGCAGTCATTGGCCCCGGTCTAGCCAGCCATGTGGCGGGAGTCTCAATAAGTGCAGTCATTGGCCCCGGTCTAGCCGGCCAT CCGGCCATGTGGCGGGAAGTCTCAATAAGTGCAGTCATTGGCCCCGGTCTAGCCGGCCATGTGGCGGGAGTCTCAATAAGTGCAGTCATTGGCCCCGGTCTAGCCGGCCATGTGGCGGGAGTCTCAATAAGTGCAGTCATTGGCCCCGGTCTAGCCGGCCATGTGGCGGGAGTCTCAATAAGTGCAGTCATTGGCCCCGGTCTAGCCAGCCATGTGGCGGGAGTCTCAATAAGTGCAGTCATTGGCCCCGGTCTAGCCGGCCATGTGGCGGGAGTCTCAATAAGTGCAGTCATTGGCCCCGGTCTAGCCAGCCATGTGGCGGGAGTCTCAATAAGTGCAGTCATTGGCCCCGGTCTAGCCGGCCATGTGGCGGGAGTCTCAATAAGTGCAGTCATTGGCCCCGGTCTAGCCGGCCATGTGGCGGGAGTCTCAATAAGTGCAGTCATTGGCCCCGGTCTAGCCGGCCATGTGGCGGGAGTCTCAATAAGTGCAGTCATTGGCCCCGGTCTAGCCGGCCATGTGGCGGGAGTCTCAATAAGTGCAGTCATTGGCCTCGGTCTAGCCGGCCATGTGGCGGGAGTCTCAATAAGTGCAGTCATTGGCCCCGGTCTAGCCGGCCATGTGGCGGGAGACTCAATAAGTGCAGTCATTGGCCCCGGTCTAGCCGGCCATGTGGCGGGAGTCTCAATAAGTGCAGTCATTGGCCCCGGTCTAGCCAGCCATGTGGCGGGAGACTCAATAAGTGCAGTCATTGGCCCCGGTCTAGCCAGCCATGTGGCGGGAGTCTCAATAAGTGCAGTCATTGGCCCCGGTCTAGCCGGCCATGTGGCGGGAAGTCTCAATAA CATACCAAAGTTCACTGATACAAAAATTATTCCCTGGTTTTAG